The Anoxybacillus amylolyticus DNA segment TTTCTAAAAACTGCTCCGCCAATAATTTGTCTTTTTCATTTACTTGCACATGTTTCGGAGCGTACGGATTTTCTTCCAGTACGGCAACGTATTGCGGTGAATGAAAGGAAGCACGAAAGTTCAATTGAATGTAAATGTCTTCGTCACGGTTCAGGCGAATGTCGTGAAACGATTTTTCCGCATCGGTCGTCATGACGTTTTCTTTGTAAAAGCGAAACGGAACATCATCGACACAATGCGTCGACATGACCATCCCGCGCGGACAAAATTGGGCGTTTTCGACAAAATGTACTTTTTTCATCAATTGGTCATGGCTCATTAAGTAGTTTAAAATCCAGACACACTCGCGCCGTTTCAATTGGTAATGGCTTAAAAACCAGCGGATAAACTCTTTTTTTTCGTTCACGGACACGGTCATCCTTCTTCCCCCCTCTGCCGGTTTCCAAGAAAGAGGTAATGTCGCGAGTTGTTATTCCTCTAGCTGCAATAACATTTGCGCTGCCTCTGTATTGGCGGGGTCGAGGCGCACAATTTGCGCAAACATCGCTTTCGCACGTTCGCGATCTCCTTCTTCGATTAAAAAATACCCATATTCTTCAAGAAACGATACGTCATTCTTAAAGAAAGTATATGCCTCCTGGTAATGATTTAATGCATCAGAATACATTTCAAGCTTATGTTTCGCGCGCGCTAAATACCATTCCAATTGCGGGTCGTATTCTCCTTGGTCGATTGCATATTGCAAACAACGGACGACGTCCTCGTATCGCTCTTGGTGCATCCATACGCTCGCTAATGCGACCAGCGCTTCGACATACCCAAGATCAATGTCAACTGCTTTTTGTAAGTACGTTTCTGCTTCTTCCTCATTGCCAAGCTTTAAGGCGATTTTTCCCGCATAGAAGAGCAACTCTTTATTCCACTCATCCACGAGCAACCCTTCTTTGGCGATTTCGTAGCTTTTGGTTACATCGCCTTCGTGCTCGTATG contains these protein-coding regions:
- a CDS encoding ReoY family proteolytic degradation factor, with product MTVSVNEKKEFIRWFLSHYQLKRRECVWILNYLMSHDQLMKKVHFVENAQFCPRGMVMSTHCVDDVPFRFYKENVMTTDAEKSFHDIRLNRDEDIYIQLNFRASFHSPQYVAVLEENPYAPKHVQVNEKDKLLAEQFLEKSLQHFQKERLMKLIDEALDRQDEQTFKQLTEQLRRL